A single region of the Chrysoperla carnea chromosome 5, inChrCarn1.1, whole genome shotgun sequence genome encodes:
- the LOC123299581 gene encoding THAP domain-containing protein 5 isoform X2: MGSCSAVNCSNRSEKGYKMHKFPANPKQRDIWVRNMKRDNWTPTYASCLCEIKVEKFHQNTDSESEDKYSNSRPRKLPRLEIDENSTTHEEENYSDTFIADNDDELLTKDNLKKKVYDVVETIIQVCQNNTDNTSDDEFDIFGKSVAAQLKSLPLDKALKLQMQLQEQISLFKIRVLQQEATQNS; this comes from the exons ATGGGTTCCTGTAGTGCAGTAAATTGTTCTAATAGATCCGAGAAAGgttataaaatgcataaattCCCAGCCAATCCTAAACAGAGAGATATTTGGGTGCGTAATATGAAACGTGATAATTGGACACCAACTTATGCGTCGTGTCTTTGCGAG ataaaagttgaaaaatttcacCAAAATACTGATTCTGAGAGTGaagataaatattcaaattcgaGACCACGAAAACTACCTCGTCtagaaattgatgaaaattcaaCCACACATGAAGAAGAGAATTATAGTGATACGTTTATCGCCGACAATGACGATGAACTATTAaccaaagataatttaaaaaagaaagtttacgATGTAGTCGAAACAATTATACAAGTATGTCAAAATAACACCGATAATACTAGTGATGATGAATTCGATATATTCGGGAAGAGTGTAGCTgcacaattaaaatcattaccGTTGGATAAAGCCTTAAAATTACAAATGCAATTACAAGAacaaattagtttatttaaaattagagtTCTACAGCAAGAAGCAACACAAAATAGTTAA
- the LOC123299581 gene encoding THAP domain-containing protein 5 isoform X1 → MGSCSAVNCSNRSEKGYKMHKFPANPKQRDIWVRNMKRDNWTPTYASCLCEVHFESSQFENHRADGKRKLRYNAVPTIFGKLNLPPLTKIVSQNSIKKIKVEKFHQNTDSESEDKYSNSRPRKLPRLEIDENSTTHEEENYSDTFIADNDDELLTKDNLKKKVYDVVETIIQVCQNNTDNTSDDEFDIFGKSVAAQLKSLPLDKALKLQMQLQEQISLFKIRVLQQEATQNS, encoded by the exons ATGGGTTCCTGTAGTGCAGTAAATTGTTCTAATAGATCCGAGAAAGgttataaaatgcataaattCCCAGCCAATCCTAAACAGAGAGATATTTGGGTGCGTAATATGAAACGTGATAATTGGACACCAACTTATGCGTCGTGTCTTTGCGAG GTACATTTTGAAAGCTCCCAGTTTGAAAACCATCGAGCAGACGGGAAACGGAAATTGAGATATAATGCTGTTCCTACTATTTtcggtaaattaaatttaccgCCATTGACCAAGATTGTATCCCAAAACTCTATTAAAAAG ataaaagttgaaaaatttcacCAAAATACTGATTCTGAGAGTGaagataaatattcaaattcgaGACCACGAAAACTACCTCGTCtagaaattgatgaaaattcaaCCACACATGAAGAAGAGAATTATAGTGATACGTTTATCGCCGACAATGACGATGAACTATTAaccaaagataatttaaaaaagaaagtttacgATGTAGTCGAAACAATTATACAAGTATGTCAAAATAACACCGATAATACTAGTGATGATGAATTCGATATATTCGGGAAGAGTGTAGCTgcacaattaaaatcattaccGTTGGATAAAGCCTTAAAATTACAAATGCAATTACAAGAacaaattagtttatttaaaattagagtTCTACAGCAAGAAGCAACACAAAATAGTTAA